In the Passer domesticus isolate bPasDom1 chromosome 4, bPasDom1.hap1, whole genome shotgun sequence genome, one interval contains:
- the EXOC1 gene encoding exocyst complex component 1 isoform X8: protein MTAIKHALQRDIFTPNDERLLSIVNVCKAGKKKRNCFLCATVTTERPVQVNVVKVKKSDKGDFYKRQTAWALRDLAVVDAKDAVKESPEFDLHFDKVYKWVASSTVEKNTFISCIWKLNQRYLRKKIDFINVSSQLLEESVPSGENQSVAGGDEEAVDEYQELNAREEQDIEIMMEGCEYAIANAEAFAEKLSRELQVLDGANIQSIMASEKQVNILMKLLDEALKEVDQIELKLSSYEEMLQSVKEQMDQISESNHLIHLSNTNNVKLLSEIEFLVNHMDLAKGHIKALQEGDLTSSRGIEACTNAADALLQCMNVALRPGHDMLHAVKQQQQRFSDLREQFARRLASHLNSVFVQQGHDQSSTLAQHSAELTLPNHHPFHRDLLRYAKLMEWLKNTDYGKYEGLTKNYMDYLSRLYEREIKDFFEVAKIKMTGTTREGKKFGLHGSSGKLTGSTSSLNKLSVQSSGNRRSQSSSLLDMGNMSASDLDVADRTKFDKIFEQVLSELEPLCLAEQDFISKFFKLQQHQSTSGTTMNEVEEMDGVALSRSHTSGVPQTVSSEKDMIRQMMTKIFRCIEPELNNLIALGDKIDSFNSLYMLVKMSHHVWTAQNVDPASFLSTTLGNVLVTVKRNFDKCISNQMKQMDEVKISKKSKVGILPFVAEFEEFAALAESIFKNAERRGDLDKAYIKLIRAVFDSVEKVANESQKTPRDVVMMENFHHIFATLSRLKISCLEAEKKEAKQKYTDHLQSYVIYSLGQPLEKLNHFFEGVEARVAQGIREEEVSYQLAFNKQELRKVIKEYPGKEVKKGLDNLYKKVDKHLCEEENLLQVVWHSMQDEFIRQYKHFEGLIARCYPGSGITMEFTIQDILDYCSSIAQSH, encoded by the exons ATGACTGCAATCAAGCACGCTTTGCAGAGGGATATTTTCACTCCCAATGATGAACGTTTATTGAGCATTGTGAATGTGTGCAAAGcaggcaaaaagaagaggaattgCTTTTTGTGTGCCACAG TGACAACGGAACGACCAGTGCAAGTAAACGTggtaaaagtgaaaaaatctGACAAGGGAGATTTTTACAAAAGGCAGACTGCATGGGCACTTCGAGACCTTGCTGTTGTTGATGCCAAAGATGCTGTTAAA GAGAGTCCTGAATTTGACTTGCATTTTGACAAGGTGTACAAATGGGTTGCAAGCAGCACAGTGGAAAAGAACACCTTCATTTCATGTATCTGGAAGCTTAATCAGAGATACCTTAGAAAGAAAATTGACTTTATTAATGTTAGTTCACAGCTGTTGGAAG AATCTGTTCCAAGTGGGGAGAATCAAAGTGTAGCAGGAGGTGATGAAGAAGCTGTGGATGAATACCAGGAGTTAAATGCAAGAGAGGAACAGGATATTGAAATAATGATGGAAGGGTGTGAATATGCTATTGCTAATGCTGAAGCCTTTGCAGAGAAGTTGTCAAGAGAGCTGCAAGTGCTGGATGGG gCAAATATTCAGTCCATTATGGCCTCAGAGAAACAGGTGAATATCTTGATGAAGTTGTTGGATGAAGCTCTAAAGGAAGTTGACCAAATTGAACTAAAGCTGAGCAGTTATGAAGAAATGCTTCAGAGTGTAAAGGAGCAAATGGATCAAATTTCAGAAAGCAACCACCTAATTCACCTCAGCAACACAAATAATGTTAAACTACTGTCAGAGATAGAGTTCTTAGTG AATCACATGGATCTGGCTAAGGGCCATATAAAAGCCCTTCAGGAGGGAGATCTGACATCTTCTCGAGGCATTGAGGCCTGCACTAATGCAGCAGATGCCCTTCTGCAGTGTATGAATGTAGCTCTTCGTCCAG GACATGATATGCTGCATGcagtgaagcagcagcagcagcggttCAGTGACCTGCGTGAGCAGTTTGCACGGAGACTTGCCAGCCATTTGAACAGCGTATTTGTTCAGCAG GGTCACGATCAGAGTTCCACTCTTGCCCAGCACTCTGCTGAATTGACATTACCCAATCATCATCCATTTCACAGAGATTTACTTCGATATGCTAAACTGATGGAGTGGCTCAAGAACACAGATTATGGAAAATATGAAGGGCTAACAAAG aattaTATGGATTATTTATCACGACTTtatgaaagggaaataaaagatTTCTTTGAAGTTGCCAAGATCAAGATGACAGGCACaaccagagaaggaaaaaagtttG GTCTTCATGGAAGTTCTGGAAAATTAACTGGGTCTACTTCTAGTCTAAATAAACTCTCTGTCCAGAGTTCAGGAAACCGTAGATCTCAGTCATCCTCACTGTTAGACATGGGAAACATGTCTGCCTCTGACCTGGATGTGGCTGACAGAACAAAATTTGATAAG ATTTTTGAGCAAGTATTAAGTGAACTAGAGCCTCTGTGTCTGGCGGAACAGGACTTCATTAGTAAATTTTTCAAATTGCAACAACATCAGAGCACCTCTGGAACAACAATG AATGAAGTGGAGGAAATGGATGGAGTAGCTTTATCTCGTTCGCACACTTCTGGTGTTCCACAAACAGTATCATCTGA GAAGGACATGATCCGACAAATGATGACAAAAATATTTCGTTGTATTGAACCTGAGCTGAATAACCTTATAGCACTGGGAGACAAGATTGATAGCTTTAATTCCCTTTATATGTTAGTTAAGATGAGCCATCATGTATGGACAGCACAAAATGTGGACCCTGCGTCCTTTCTCAGCACAACACTTGGAAATGTTTTGGTGACTGTCAAAAGGAACTTTGATAAGTGCATT agTAATCAGATGAAGCAGATGGATGAAGTAAAAATCTCAAAGAAGAGTAAAGTTGGGATCCTTCCATTTGTTGCTGAATTTGAAGAGTTTGCAGCCCTTGCTGAATCAATTTTCAAAAATGCAGAACGACGAGGAGATCTAGATAAAGCCTACATAAAACTTATTAGAGCTGTCTTTGACAGCG TTGAGAAAGTAGCTAATGAAAGCCAGAAGACACCCAGGGACGTTGTCATGATGGAGAACTTCCATCATATTTTTGCAACACTTTCTCGCTTGAAAATTTCTTGTCTGGAAGCTGAGAAAAAAGAAGCCAAGCAGAAATACACTGATCACCTTCAGTCTTATGTAATCTACTCACTTGGACAGCCTCTTGAGAAATTAAAT CATTTTTTTGAAGGTGTTGAAGCTCGTGTGGCACAAGGTATACGGGAAGAGGAAGTAAGCTATCAGCTGGCTTTTAATAAACAAGAGCTTCGTAAAGTTATAAAGGAATATCCTGGTAAAGAAGTGAAGAAGGGATTGGACAATCTCTACAAGAAGGTAGATAAACATCTCTGTGAAGAAGAAAACTTACTTCAG GTCGTGTGGCACTCCATGCAAGATGAATTCATACGACAGTACAAGCACTTTGAAGGGCTGATAGCTCGCTGCTACCCTGGATCAGGAATTACTATGGAATTCACTATACAGGACATTTTGGACTACTGCTCCAGTATTGCACAGTCTCATTAA
- the EXOC1 gene encoding exocyst complex component 1 isoform X7, whose amino-acid sequence MTAIKHALQRDIFTPNDERLLSIVNVCKAGKKKRNCFLCATVTTERPVQVNVVKVKKSDKGDFYKRQTAWALRDLAVVDAKDAVKESPEFDLHFDKVYKWVASSTVEKNTFISCIWKLNQRYLRKKIDFINVSSQLLEELPKVAEESVPSGENQSVAGGDEEAVDEYQELNAREEQDIEIMMEGCEYAIANAEAFAEKLSRELQVLDGANIQSIMASEKQVNILMKLLDEALKEVDQIELKLSSYEEMLQSVKEQMDQISESNHLIHLSNTNNVKLLSEIEFLVNHMDLAKGHIKALQEGDLTSSRGIEACTNAADALLQCMNVALRPGHDMLHAVKQQQQRFSDLREQFARRLASHLNSVFVQQGHDQSSTLAQHSAELTLPNHHPFHRDLLRYAKLMEWLKNTDYGKYEGLTKNYMDYLSRLYEREIKDFFEVAKIKMTGTTREGKKFGLHGSSGKLTGSTSSLNKLSVQSSGNRRSQSSSLLDMGNMSASDLDVADRTKFDKIFEQVLSELEPLCLAEQDFISKFFKLQQHQSTSGTTMNEVEEMDGVALSRSHTSGVPQTVSSEKDMIRQMMTKIFRCIEPELNNLIALGDKIDSFNSLYMLVKMSHHVWTAQNVDPASFLSTTLGNVLVTVKRNFDKCISNQMKQMDEVKISKKSKVGILPFVAEFEEFAALAESIFKNAERRGDLDKAYIKLIRAVFDSVEKVANESQKTPRDVVMMENFHHIFATLSRLKISCLEAEKKEAKQKYTDHLQSYVIYSLGQPLEKLNHFFEGVEARVAQGIREEEVSYQLAFNKQELRKVIKEYPGKEVKKGLDNLYKKVDKHLCEEENLLQVVWHSMQDEFIRQYKHFEGLIARCYPGSGITMEFTIQDILDYCSSIAQSH is encoded by the exons ATGACTGCAATCAAGCACGCTTTGCAGAGGGATATTTTCACTCCCAATGATGAACGTTTATTGAGCATTGTGAATGTGTGCAAAGcaggcaaaaagaagaggaattgCTTTTTGTGTGCCACAG TGACAACGGAACGACCAGTGCAAGTAAACGTggtaaaagtgaaaaaatctGACAAGGGAGATTTTTACAAAAGGCAGACTGCATGGGCACTTCGAGACCTTGCTGTTGTTGATGCCAAAGATGCTGTTAAA GAGAGTCCTGAATTTGACTTGCATTTTGACAAGGTGTACAAATGGGTTGCAAGCAGCACAGTGGAAAAGAACACCTTCATTTCATGTATCTGGAAGCTTAATCAGAGATACCTTAGAAAGAAAATTGACTTTATTAATGTTAGTTCACAGCTGTTGGAAG AACTTCCTAAAGTTGCAGAAG AATCTGTTCCAAGTGGGGAGAATCAAAGTGTAGCAGGAGGTGATGAAGAAGCTGTGGATGAATACCAGGAGTTAAATGCAAGAGAGGAACAGGATATTGAAATAATGATGGAAGGGTGTGAATATGCTATTGCTAATGCTGAAGCCTTTGCAGAGAAGTTGTCAAGAGAGCTGCAAGTGCTGGATGGG gCAAATATTCAGTCCATTATGGCCTCAGAGAAACAGGTGAATATCTTGATGAAGTTGTTGGATGAAGCTCTAAAGGAAGTTGACCAAATTGAACTAAAGCTGAGCAGTTATGAAGAAATGCTTCAGAGTGTAAAGGAGCAAATGGATCAAATTTCAGAAAGCAACCACCTAATTCACCTCAGCAACACAAATAATGTTAAACTACTGTCAGAGATAGAGTTCTTAGTG AATCACATGGATCTGGCTAAGGGCCATATAAAAGCCCTTCAGGAGGGAGATCTGACATCTTCTCGAGGCATTGAGGCCTGCACTAATGCAGCAGATGCCCTTCTGCAGTGTATGAATGTAGCTCTTCGTCCAG GACATGATATGCTGCATGcagtgaagcagcagcagcagcggttCAGTGACCTGCGTGAGCAGTTTGCACGGAGACTTGCCAGCCATTTGAACAGCGTATTTGTTCAGCAG GGTCACGATCAGAGTTCCACTCTTGCCCAGCACTCTGCTGAATTGACATTACCCAATCATCATCCATTTCACAGAGATTTACTTCGATATGCTAAACTGATGGAGTGGCTCAAGAACACAGATTATGGAAAATATGAAGGGCTAACAAAG aattaTATGGATTATTTATCACGACTTtatgaaagggaaataaaagatTTCTTTGAAGTTGCCAAGATCAAGATGACAGGCACaaccagagaaggaaaaaagtttG GTCTTCATGGAAGTTCTGGAAAATTAACTGGGTCTACTTCTAGTCTAAATAAACTCTCTGTCCAGAGTTCAGGAAACCGTAGATCTCAGTCATCCTCACTGTTAGACATGGGAAACATGTCTGCCTCTGACCTGGATGTGGCTGACAGAACAAAATTTGATAAG ATTTTTGAGCAAGTATTAAGTGAACTAGAGCCTCTGTGTCTGGCGGAACAGGACTTCATTAGTAAATTTTTCAAATTGCAACAACATCAGAGCACCTCTGGAACAACAATG AATGAAGTGGAGGAAATGGATGGAGTAGCTTTATCTCGTTCGCACACTTCTGGTGTTCCACAAACAGTATCATCTGA GAAGGACATGATCCGACAAATGATGACAAAAATATTTCGTTGTATTGAACCTGAGCTGAATAACCTTATAGCACTGGGAGACAAGATTGATAGCTTTAATTCCCTTTATATGTTAGTTAAGATGAGCCATCATGTATGGACAGCACAAAATGTGGACCCTGCGTCCTTTCTCAGCACAACACTTGGAAATGTTTTGGTGACTGTCAAAAGGAACTTTGATAAGTGCATT agTAATCAGATGAAGCAGATGGATGAAGTAAAAATCTCAAAGAAGAGTAAAGTTGGGATCCTTCCATTTGTTGCTGAATTTGAAGAGTTTGCAGCCCTTGCTGAATCAATTTTCAAAAATGCAGAACGACGAGGAGATCTAGATAAAGCCTACATAAAACTTATTAGAGCTGTCTTTGACAGCG TTGAGAAAGTAGCTAATGAAAGCCAGAAGACACCCAGGGACGTTGTCATGATGGAGAACTTCCATCATATTTTTGCAACACTTTCTCGCTTGAAAATTTCTTGTCTGGAAGCTGAGAAAAAAGAAGCCAAGCAGAAATACACTGATCACCTTCAGTCTTATGTAATCTACTCACTTGGACAGCCTCTTGAGAAATTAAAT CATTTTTTTGAAGGTGTTGAAGCTCGTGTGGCACAAGGTATACGGGAAGAGGAAGTAAGCTATCAGCTGGCTTTTAATAAACAAGAGCTTCGTAAAGTTATAAAGGAATATCCTGGTAAAGAAGTGAAGAAGGGATTGGACAATCTCTACAAGAAGGTAGATAAACATCTCTGTGAAGAAGAAAACTTACTTCAG GTCGTGTGGCACTCCATGCAAGATGAATTCATACGACAGTACAAGCACTTTGAAGGGCTGATAGCTCGCTGCTACCCTGGATCAGGAATTACTATGGAATTCACTATACAGGACATTTTGGACTACTGCTCCAGTATTGCACAGTCTCATTAA
- the EXOC1 gene encoding exocyst complex component 1 isoform X4, whose translation MTAIKHALQRDIFTPNDERLLSIVNVCKAGKKKRNCFLCATVTTERPVQVNVVKVKKSDKGDFYKRQTAWALRDLAVVDAKDAVKESPEFDLHFDKVYKWVASSTVEKNTFISCIWKLNQRYLRKKIDFINVSSQLLEELPKVAEESVPSGENQSVAGGDEEAVDEYQELNAREEQDIEIMMEGCEYAIANAEAFAEKLSRELQVLDGANIQSIMASEKQVNILMKLLDEALKEVDQIELKLSSYEEMLQSVKEQMDQISESNHLIHLSNTNNVKLLSEIEFLVNHMDLAKGHIKALQEGDLTSSRGIEACTNAADALLQCMNVALRPGHDMLHAVKQQQQRFSDLREQFARRLASHLNSVFVQQGHDQSSTLAQHSAELTLPNHHPFHRDLLRYAKLMEWLKNTDYGKYEGLTKNYMDYLSRLYEREIKDFFEVAKIKMTGTTREGKKFATLPRKESAVKQETESLHGSSGKLTGSTSSLNKLSVQSSGNRRSQSSSLLDMGNMSASDLDVADRTKFDKIFEQVLSELEPLCLAEQDFISKFFKLQQHQSTSGTTMNEVEEMDGVALSRSHTSGVPQTVSSEKDMIRQMMTKIFRCIEPELNNLIALGDKIDSFNSLYMLVKMSHHVWTAQNVDPASFLSTTLGNVLVTVKRNFDKCISNQMKQMDEVKISKKSKVGILPFVAEFEEFAALAESIFKNAERRGDLDKAYIKLIRAVFDSVEKVANESQKTPRDVVMMENFHHIFATLSRLKISCLEAEKKEAKQKYTDHLQSYVIYSLGQPLEKLNHFFEGVEARVAQGIREEEVSYQLAFNKQELRKVIKEYPGKEVKKGLDNLYKKVDKHLCEEENLLQVVWHSMQDEFIRQYKHFEGLIARCYPGSGITMEFTIQDILDYCSSIAQSH comes from the exons ATGACTGCAATCAAGCACGCTTTGCAGAGGGATATTTTCACTCCCAATGATGAACGTTTATTGAGCATTGTGAATGTGTGCAAAGcaggcaaaaagaagaggaattgCTTTTTGTGTGCCACAG TGACAACGGAACGACCAGTGCAAGTAAACGTggtaaaagtgaaaaaatctGACAAGGGAGATTTTTACAAAAGGCAGACTGCATGGGCACTTCGAGACCTTGCTGTTGTTGATGCCAAAGATGCTGTTAAA GAGAGTCCTGAATTTGACTTGCATTTTGACAAGGTGTACAAATGGGTTGCAAGCAGCACAGTGGAAAAGAACACCTTCATTTCATGTATCTGGAAGCTTAATCAGAGATACCTTAGAAAGAAAATTGACTTTATTAATGTTAGTTCACAGCTGTTGGAAG AACTTCCTAAAGTTGCAGAAG AATCTGTTCCAAGTGGGGAGAATCAAAGTGTAGCAGGAGGTGATGAAGAAGCTGTGGATGAATACCAGGAGTTAAATGCAAGAGAGGAACAGGATATTGAAATAATGATGGAAGGGTGTGAATATGCTATTGCTAATGCTGAAGCCTTTGCAGAGAAGTTGTCAAGAGAGCTGCAAGTGCTGGATGGG gCAAATATTCAGTCCATTATGGCCTCAGAGAAACAGGTGAATATCTTGATGAAGTTGTTGGATGAAGCTCTAAAGGAAGTTGACCAAATTGAACTAAAGCTGAGCAGTTATGAAGAAATGCTTCAGAGTGTAAAGGAGCAAATGGATCAAATTTCAGAAAGCAACCACCTAATTCACCTCAGCAACACAAATAATGTTAAACTACTGTCAGAGATAGAGTTCTTAGTG AATCACATGGATCTGGCTAAGGGCCATATAAAAGCCCTTCAGGAGGGAGATCTGACATCTTCTCGAGGCATTGAGGCCTGCACTAATGCAGCAGATGCCCTTCTGCAGTGTATGAATGTAGCTCTTCGTCCAG GACATGATATGCTGCATGcagtgaagcagcagcagcagcggttCAGTGACCTGCGTGAGCAGTTTGCACGGAGACTTGCCAGCCATTTGAACAGCGTATTTGTTCAGCAG GGTCACGATCAGAGTTCCACTCTTGCCCAGCACTCTGCTGAATTGACATTACCCAATCATCATCCATTTCACAGAGATTTACTTCGATATGCTAAACTGATGGAGTGGCTCAAGAACACAGATTATGGAAAATATGAAGGGCTAACAAAG aattaTATGGATTATTTATCACGACTTtatgaaagggaaataaaagatTTCTTTGAAGTTGCCAAGATCAAGATGACAGGCACaaccagagaaggaaaaaagtttG CTACACTGCCTCGAAAAGAAAGTGCTGTCAAACAGGAAACTGAGA GTCTTCATGGAAGTTCTGGAAAATTAACTGGGTCTACTTCTAGTCTAAATAAACTCTCTGTCCAGAGTTCAGGAAACCGTAGATCTCAGTCATCCTCACTGTTAGACATGGGAAACATGTCTGCCTCTGACCTGGATGTGGCTGACAGAACAAAATTTGATAAG ATTTTTGAGCAAGTATTAAGTGAACTAGAGCCTCTGTGTCTGGCGGAACAGGACTTCATTAGTAAATTTTTCAAATTGCAACAACATCAGAGCACCTCTGGAACAACAATG AATGAAGTGGAGGAAATGGATGGAGTAGCTTTATCTCGTTCGCACACTTCTGGTGTTCCACAAACAGTATCATCTGA GAAGGACATGATCCGACAAATGATGACAAAAATATTTCGTTGTATTGAACCTGAGCTGAATAACCTTATAGCACTGGGAGACAAGATTGATAGCTTTAATTCCCTTTATATGTTAGTTAAGATGAGCCATCATGTATGGACAGCACAAAATGTGGACCCTGCGTCCTTTCTCAGCACAACACTTGGAAATGTTTTGGTGACTGTCAAAAGGAACTTTGATAAGTGCATT agTAATCAGATGAAGCAGATGGATGAAGTAAAAATCTCAAAGAAGAGTAAAGTTGGGATCCTTCCATTTGTTGCTGAATTTGAAGAGTTTGCAGCCCTTGCTGAATCAATTTTCAAAAATGCAGAACGACGAGGAGATCTAGATAAAGCCTACATAAAACTTATTAGAGCTGTCTTTGACAGCG TTGAGAAAGTAGCTAATGAAAGCCAGAAGACACCCAGGGACGTTGTCATGATGGAGAACTTCCATCATATTTTTGCAACACTTTCTCGCTTGAAAATTTCTTGTCTGGAAGCTGAGAAAAAAGAAGCCAAGCAGAAATACACTGATCACCTTCAGTCTTATGTAATCTACTCACTTGGACAGCCTCTTGAGAAATTAAAT CATTTTTTTGAAGGTGTTGAAGCTCGTGTGGCACAAGGTATACGGGAAGAGGAAGTAAGCTATCAGCTGGCTTTTAATAAACAAGAGCTTCGTAAAGTTATAAAGGAATATCCTGGTAAAGAAGTGAAGAAGGGATTGGACAATCTCTACAAGAAGGTAGATAAACATCTCTGTGAAGAAGAAAACTTACTTCAG GTCGTGTGGCACTCCATGCAAGATGAATTCATACGACAGTACAAGCACTTTGAAGGGCTGATAGCTCGCTGCTACCCTGGATCAGGAATTACTATGGAATTCACTATACAGGACATTTTGGACTACTGCTCCAGTATTGCACAGTCTCATTAA
- the EXOC1 gene encoding exocyst complex component 1 isoform X3 has translation MTAIKHALQRDIFTPNDERLLSIVNVCKAGKKKRNCFLCATVTTERPVQVNVVKVKKSDKGDFYKRQTAWALRDLAVVDAKDAVKESPEFDLHFDKVYKWVASSTVEKNTFISCIWKLNQRYLRKKIDFINVSSQLLEELPKVAEESVPSGENQSVAGGDEEAVDEYQELNAREEQDIEIMMEGCEYAIANAEAFAEKLSRELQVLDGANIQSIMASEKQVNILMKLLDEALKEVDQIELKLSSYEEMLQSVKEQMDQISESNHLIHLSNTNNVKLLSEIEFLVNHMDLAKGHIKALQEGDLTSSRGIEACTNAADALLQCMNVALRPGHDMLHAVKQQQQRFSDLREQFARRLASHLNSVFVQQFTQTFLQLYNRSSYHSVPGHDQSSTLAQHSAELTLPNHHPFHRDLLRYAKLMEWLKNTDYGKYEGLTKNYMDYLSRLYEREIKDFFEVAKIKMTGTTREGKKFGLHGSSGKLTGSTSSLNKLSVQSSGNRRSQSSSLLDMGNMSASDLDVADRTKFDKIFEQVLSELEPLCLAEQDFISKFFKLQQHQSTSGTTMNEVEEMDGVALSRSHTSGVPQTVSSEKDMIRQMMTKIFRCIEPELNNLIALGDKIDSFNSLYMLVKMSHHVWTAQNVDPASFLSTTLGNVLVTVKRNFDKCISNQMKQMDEVKISKKSKVGILPFVAEFEEFAALAESIFKNAERRGDLDKAYIKLIRAVFDSVEKVANESQKTPRDVVMMENFHHIFATLSRLKISCLEAEKKEAKQKYTDHLQSYVIYSLGQPLEKLNHFFEGVEARVAQGIREEEVSYQLAFNKQELRKVIKEYPGKEVKKGLDNLYKKVDKHLCEEENLLQVVWHSMQDEFIRQYKHFEGLIARCYPGSGITMEFTIQDILDYCSSIAQSH, from the exons ATGACTGCAATCAAGCACGCTTTGCAGAGGGATATTTTCACTCCCAATGATGAACGTTTATTGAGCATTGTGAATGTGTGCAAAGcaggcaaaaagaagaggaattgCTTTTTGTGTGCCACAG TGACAACGGAACGACCAGTGCAAGTAAACGTggtaaaagtgaaaaaatctGACAAGGGAGATTTTTACAAAAGGCAGACTGCATGGGCACTTCGAGACCTTGCTGTTGTTGATGCCAAAGATGCTGTTAAA GAGAGTCCTGAATTTGACTTGCATTTTGACAAGGTGTACAAATGGGTTGCAAGCAGCACAGTGGAAAAGAACACCTTCATTTCATGTATCTGGAAGCTTAATCAGAGATACCTTAGAAAGAAAATTGACTTTATTAATGTTAGTTCACAGCTGTTGGAAG AACTTCCTAAAGTTGCAGAAG AATCTGTTCCAAGTGGGGAGAATCAAAGTGTAGCAGGAGGTGATGAAGAAGCTGTGGATGAATACCAGGAGTTAAATGCAAGAGAGGAACAGGATATTGAAATAATGATGGAAGGGTGTGAATATGCTATTGCTAATGCTGAAGCCTTTGCAGAGAAGTTGTCAAGAGAGCTGCAAGTGCTGGATGGG gCAAATATTCAGTCCATTATGGCCTCAGAGAAACAGGTGAATATCTTGATGAAGTTGTTGGATGAAGCTCTAAAGGAAGTTGACCAAATTGAACTAAAGCTGAGCAGTTATGAAGAAATGCTTCAGAGTGTAAAGGAGCAAATGGATCAAATTTCAGAAAGCAACCACCTAATTCACCTCAGCAACACAAATAATGTTAAACTACTGTCAGAGATAGAGTTCTTAGTG AATCACATGGATCTGGCTAAGGGCCATATAAAAGCCCTTCAGGAGGGAGATCTGACATCTTCTCGAGGCATTGAGGCCTGCACTAATGCAGCAGATGCCCTTCTGCAGTGTATGAATGTAGCTCTTCGTCCAG GACATGATATGCTGCATGcagtgaagcagcagcagcagcggttCAGTGACCTGCGTGAGCAGTTTGCACGGAGACTTGCCAGCCATTTGAACAGCGTATTTGTTCAGCAG TTTACTCAGACCTTCCTTCAGCTATATAACAGGTCTTCCTATCATTCAGTTCCA GGTCACGATCAGAGTTCCACTCTTGCCCAGCACTCTGCTGAATTGACATTACCCAATCATCATCCATTTCACAGAGATTTACTTCGATATGCTAAACTGATGGAGTGGCTCAAGAACACAGATTATGGAAAATATGAAGGGCTAACAAAG aattaTATGGATTATTTATCACGACTTtatgaaagggaaataaaagatTTCTTTGAAGTTGCCAAGATCAAGATGACAGGCACaaccagagaaggaaaaaagtttG GTCTTCATGGAAGTTCTGGAAAATTAACTGGGTCTACTTCTAGTCTAAATAAACTCTCTGTCCAGAGTTCAGGAAACCGTAGATCTCAGTCATCCTCACTGTTAGACATGGGAAACATGTCTGCCTCTGACCTGGATGTGGCTGACAGAACAAAATTTGATAAG ATTTTTGAGCAAGTATTAAGTGAACTAGAGCCTCTGTGTCTGGCGGAACAGGACTTCATTAGTAAATTTTTCAAATTGCAACAACATCAGAGCACCTCTGGAACAACAATG AATGAAGTGGAGGAAATGGATGGAGTAGCTTTATCTCGTTCGCACACTTCTGGTGTTCCACAAACAGTATCATCTGA GAAGGACATGATCCGACAAATGATGACAAAAATATTTCGTTGTATTGAACCTGAGCTGAATAACCTTATAGCACTGGGAGACAAGATTGATAGCTTTAATTCCCTTTATATGTTAGTTAAGATGAGCCATCATGTATGGACAGCACAAAATGTGGACCCTGCGTCCTTTCTCAGCACAACACTTGGAAATGTTTTGGTGACTGTCAAAAGGAACTTTGATAAGTGCATT agTAATCAGATGAAGCAGATGGATGAAGTAAAAATCTCAAAGAAGAGTAAAGTTGGGATCCTTCCATTTGTTGCTGAATTTGAAGAGTTTGCAGCCCTTGCTGAATCAATTTTCAAAAATGCAGAACGACGAGGAGATCTAGATAAAGCCTACATAAAACTTATTAGAGCTGTCTTTGACAGCG TTGAGAAAGTAGCTAATGAAAGCCAGAAGACACCCAGGGACGTTGTCATGATGGAGAACTTCCATCATATTTTTGCAACACTTTCTCGCTTGAAAATTTCTTGTCTGGAAGCTGAGAAAAAAGAAGCCAAGCAGAAATACACTGATCACCTTCAGTCTTATGTAATCTACTCACTTGGACAGCCTCTTGAGAAATTAAAT CATTTTTTTGAAGGTGTTGAAGCTCGTGTGGCACAAGGTATACGGGAAGAGGAAGTAAGCTATCAGCTGGCTTTTAATAAACAAGAGCTTCGTAAAGTTATAAAGGAATATCCTGGTAAAGAAGTGAAGAAGGGATTGGACAATCTCTACAAGAAGGTAGATAAACATCTCTGTGAAGAAGAAAACTTACTTCAG GTCGTGTGGCACTCCATGCAAGATGAATTCATACGACAGTACAAGCACTTTGAAGGGCTGATAGCTCGCTGCTACCCTGGATCAGGAATTACTATGGAATTCACTATACAGGACATTTTGGACTACTGCTCCAGTATTGCACAGTCTCATTAA